The Pseudophaeobacter arcticus DSM 23566 genome includes a region encoding these proteins:
- a CDS encoding cation diffusion facilitator family transporter, whose protein sequence is MPHDHGHANIDPNSGDRRVAIAIWANGLLTVAQIVGGILSGSLALIADALHNFSDMASLVIAFAARKIARRPADERMTFGYGRVEIVAALINYTTLIVIGFYLIYEGGMRMIDPPEVMGWTVVILGGIALVVDTLTAMLTYSMQKGSVNIRALFLHNLSDALASVAVIVGGTLIILYDMRWVDPAITIGIALYILYLSFTEIGGPIRTLMLGSPPDIDGNDVVRAIQSVDGVVNVHHVHLWQMQENTAALDCHIVVERDRMGEADKIKENVKSVLHERFSIEHSTLEFEATDNAHQEAQVFGHRS, encoded by the coding sequence ATGCCGCATGATCACGGGCACGCGAATATCGATCCGAATTCTGGGGATCGACGGGTTGCGATCGCGATCTGGGCGAATGGGCTACTTACTGTTGCGCAAATCGTCGGGGGCATATTGTCGGGCAGTCTAGCACTTATCGCCGATGCGCTGCACAACTTTTCCGATATGGCCTCGCTTGTCATTGCCTTCGCCGCGCGCAAGATCGCGCGCCGCCCGGCCGATGAGCGCATGACTTTCGGCTATGGCCGGGTCGAAATCGTCGCTGCCCTGATCAACTACACCACCCTGATCGTGATCGGCTTCTACCTGATCTACGAAGGTGGCATGCGCATGATTGATCCACCCGAAGTCATGGGGTGGACCGTCGTCATTCTCGGTGGAATTGCGCTTGTGGTCGACACGCTGACCGCAATGCTGACCTATTCGATGCAGAAGGGGAGCGTGAACATCCGCGCGCTGTTTCTCCACAACCTTTCGGACGCGTTGGCTTCAGTGGCCGTCATAGTCGGCGGGACGCTCATTATACTTTATGATATGCGTTGGGTGGATCCGGCCATCACCATCGGCATCGCGCTCTACATCCTGTATCTGTCCTTCACCGAAATAGGGGGCCCAATTCGAACCCTGATGCTTGGGAGCCCACCAGATATTGATGGAAATGACGTGGTCAGAGCGATCCAGAGTGTCGATGGCGTTGTGAACGTGCATCATGTCCACCTGTGGCAAATGCAGGAGAACACTGCGGCATTGGACTGCCATATTGTTGTCGAACGCGACCGGATGGGTGAGGCCGACAAAATTAAAGAAAACGTCAAATCGGTGCTGCATGAACGTTTCTCAATCGAGCATTCCACGCTTGAATTCGAAGCGACCGACAATGCGCATCAGGAGGCGCAGGTGTTCGGACACCGCTCATGA